A region of the Sander vitreus isolate 19-12246 chromosome 1, sanVit1, whole genome shotgun sequence genome:
ctcggtgagcAGAGCAGATGTACTGTAGAAACAATGTCTGAAATGAATTACtgatttgaccatggagatgcaagaaatatgcactaaTCCAGAatacaggaccttcttcctctatttactttcttgctcccgccccagacGAAACTGAACCAAGGAGAAAACGCTCccagtttacaaactcatcaacagcaaacaaactataggtgtgatAGCTGCCCCAAGCAGTGCAATACTAAACAGTAAACCAGTATACCTCTGTCTGTAAATGGTTCAAATCCAGTGTGCACTGACTGTGAGCTATGGTCAGCTACCAGTAAACTTGTTTTAATGCACGGCTGCTTTGGTTTGTAATGAAGTTGTAACGGGCCGGCTACATTGCGCACATAACGTATGCGGAGTGGATGTTCCAAAAATACGCTTccactataatcaatgaaactggctacaccAGGCATAGAGCAGCGCGTGGTGGTGCGTATGCGCTGTGGTGTTCCGCTCTACAAGCGTAAAAATAGGACAGTCttccatttatatattttacgcGAGGTATGTGCAGcctttttacacagaaatggatcataaagtgtctttatttcttttaaattaaaactacCAATATACAGGAAACGACTTAAAGAGTTTGGTTTTATgagtttatgtttttatttattgtttcctGTCATCTGCATCATTTTATAACGGTGACAGTAGATTGAagtttcacagcgctgtgccagctacaaaaactaaagaaacaacaatcccaaagcaaaagcCTGTCGTCtcgcctgtgactcacacaatcctacgCCGTGTGTGCGCTGCAGGTGTAGCCAGTTAAAAGATACAATCTCTGGAAAGCCAAACAGTTCAAATACACGTGATTTCTCAGTAAATAACACGTTAACAACACGTTAACAACACGTAAACAACACGTAAACATGTTGATTTTTCACACATAGACAACACGTAGACAACATCACGTGAAATTAACGCGTAAACTACATGTTGTTTACGCGTTAATTTCACGTGCTTTTGAGCCATTTGGCTACTTCTCAAGTTTGAATGGGTGAGTGTCCTAAGTTCCCATTGGCTGCTGAGCAGTAGGGTTAAACCATTTCTGTAAGCCTGGGGGGGGGGTCGCCTACCACTATTTAACATGTAAAGGATCCTCtcatttcttccattttcttttctttgtcatttcttcttttttgtgtaGCTTAAAAAGAATTGttattcatttaaattcaaTAAATTTACTAGTCAATTATAAACTATTTTCATCAAGATAACATTACCAGCTTTTGCTCCACTGCTGCTTTTTTGGGGACATTCTAGCTTTAACACCATCCATCAAACTTTACAAaccaacaataacaataacctgtcacacatatattatacataatAGTTATATgttattgttgtaaaagttaATTACCGTCTACGATCATTCCGACGGATTTTTCTGTTGCATTGCAAGGGAGGCACAATTGAGTGtagcattttttcttctttcttgcaCATATTGTACAATGGTTCCTGGTTATTTAGctgttgtgtctttttttctgtacaagCTTTCTTTATATATTTGCAATTGGCTATTGTGTACATACTATgagaaataaatattttgtcGAAAGTATAGTGTAGATAGAGAgttagatagactttattaaagggtaactactgttttttttacctggaccctattttcctatgtttttgtgtgtaagtggctgatggaaacaacaatctttgaaattggtccagtatcaAGTGTGaatgctgtaaccggcagccacagctatgtaaccctatggggcaaatgttcaTTGTccgttgtcagacacttaaaaaactaatctgagcctgtcaatgtcaaaacaagcacttttgtgaacgttAATAAAAGCTGCACAAATgcccctattaacttacattgtagcttaatacaaaataaaagtttaattTGAAGCaacatttgaagctgtggtggagaggaaaactgaacaaactgttatctatCATGGATAATCCTTACCACCCTGCACCTGGTCTAACAGCAgagcaccttctctaagaggctccAACAGACAAAAGAGATATTCTCACACTTCCAATTCTCAACATTGGATAGGCAGACAGAAATAACCAATCAATCACATTCCAATAGAAGCCGTACTTGCCCCTTATATGATTGCTAGTCACTTggaaaatgcaaaatatattatatgtaaGTGTTTGAGGAATTTAAGAAGGAACGTGTTTCTATTAGTGTTAAAAACataactgtaaaaacaaaaacatataaatTACTATATTCCAGCTCAAAAGCACAACCCATCAATGTTCCTTTACATTGTAGGAAAAAATCTCCAATTAAGAAGTAGTTCAGTTTAAATACCAAcgcagcaaaaataaatgtactggGTAGGAGTGCTTCCTTAGTGCGGCCTTTTAGATAATACTCTAGAGCCTCAAGATACCTACATTATACTTCATCACATTAAGCcacacacaattaaaaaaaacagcttgacTGAAGTGCAACAGGTGCAAGTCTGTTGCAGGCAGCTTAATTGCTTGTTATCCCTGGTGTTCCTTTTTGTGTATACAACCCTTGTCCTCTGGGTCGAAAATTCCCTGCCTTCACTAAACCCCTAAAATAAAGCAGCTTACTGTAATTGAGTTGTGAATGCCAAATCTATTTAGGATGAAGAAACAACCTGGCATTGATCACAAAGTGTGTGGATATCTGAATTTTCCCTCTTCACAGTGCAAAAAGACAAAATTTATTCAGTGAAGACGCCAGTTGTTTTTATACAAGCTCTGTCATAATGCTTTTCTTTACTAAAGTGGagatttattataaatattattttttaaggtgCTGCATATGTGGTTAAGAATATTTTTGTATCAAGAGATAGTACTTGTGGAACTCTGCATCCTAAAGACTAGATTCAGCCTTGCATcaggacctgtgtgtgtgtgctaagaTTAGCAGTCCTATGTAGACACGCAGGTCAATCTCATCCATCTTTTTGCAGCCGTCAGGTAGAAAGTTGATGCAATGTCCTGGGCATGGAAAACATATCATCAAGCATATCATCCTAaatccaaaagaaaagaaaaaacaatgtatgCTACGTAATATTTTTGCTTTGGTCACACATTGGGTCTGAGGGTTTATACAATAAAGATAATCATAAAAATactgtttcatgtatttgtattatgtaggctaatgtaggcctatatgattCAGATTGCTCGTATGACGAAATGGAATGACGCTTATCCATGACAGAtcaggaaaaccaaaaaaacaagtcCACTCACCCACCCTGAAAGAGTTCTTATAAAGTATACTAGCATTGTAACATGTTCTGTCGCGGGTCTCtaatgggagttgtagtttgaAAAATACCATGGTATACTTTTTCGTAAGTAAAGGTTGGCAGTGTAGAATGCTGGATACACACTGGGGTTTTTCAGGATGGCAaactggtgtcatcagattttgaaaATCTAATCGttaaataggtgaaaatagcttataAGGTACTGTCACATATGTGCAATATATGGTTAATATTCATTTTCACCCATTTAACAATTAGGTATTTAAAATCTAATTACACAAATGTATTTACCATTATATTAAACTCCATAAATTACTATTAATTCAGTATTTACAACTTCCCATTCTATGAAAAAcactattatattttttaaactacagttccCTACATCCACGCCATGGGCCTTGATACAAATCATCACCACAGTTTTTCCGGTTTGCAAATACCTAGggttataaaaatatatatctacTGACTATACACAATATCTAGTACAgccaaaatataaattatactgTATCTAAATGATCTACATTAACAAAAAGTAAAGATGTTGGTTTATTTCTGTTAAATTATCAAGTATTGTAGAAATGGGGTCTTGGGTTGGTAGTTCTTCCAGTTTGCAAAGTAGGGTTatctaaggattttgattatcagccataatgtctggCTGAGGCAGGCTGACCACAAGCTTgtattaagaaaaacatgttttatttgggctcttatggagaaaaactacaccacccacaatcctaagtgtatggaaacgtttaccgtacccgCAAAAATGCGAACGCTAGATCGAGTTTGGTTTCTACCATTcaagtctatgatagtttctcTACACACAGTCTTAtaccttttgccttttttgccattttcaaaatgtttttttgcgccgaatcaaatgttttattttcacgAATCATCTcatagctggttggcttggttccaggcttaaaactctttatataagcaatttttgaaacgtcaatgaaacaattaaatgtggaaaaatacttccggaaccagagccgttaaaaaagtgggcggtcactgttgagctctataaaggcaatatttaactttttctaATGTCGGGATCATTCAAGGTAAAGTCATCAAAGTTCAAGTTAAAAGACGAATACAACACAGCAGCCAATCATAACACTGTTTCCCCTCCCCCATGCATTTGCAGCCCCCTTGAGAGCTGCCCGTGGCTGCGTGCTTCAGCCCGATCTGGTGGTGGCGAACCGTGCAGTACTGCAGCTATGTCAAGTCGCTCAAATCGACAATACATTGGTGTATTGAGTAGTGATTGACCGATATATCGGGCTGATATTTGCGTTTTTACGTGTATCGACatccacaggcagctctgtgttgctggagatgctgcagttcacgtgcagaccatgcactgcccctcccccactagcAGAGTGCTGGAAGCCTGCTCTTCAAGAAAATGGTAAGTTTTAAACTTTCAAAGCATCTTTTAACTGTTTGACTTAGCTGAAATATTGCCATACACTTTAAAAGTGGAAACACATTGCTCTATATGTGCTTGCAACTATAGCTAAGCAAGTTTGTGGGTCCAAATGGTAAATGCGAATGCCGAATGCCTCGTCTATCAAACTGCTTGCCATTGTATTTAGGGAGCTGCAAATAGTTGCAAATAGCTAAGTTGTAGGCTATCCGTAGCTGTTACAAACACTGGTCATAGGATTAAGTAATGCTGACGTTGTTCCGTGGTTCCATGGTATTTGTGGGAGTTTTATTCAGCGACCACCTGGCTGAGGTTTGGacgtgtgtggtgtgtgtgtctctcagtctCTCCCTACTTGGAGCTGGGCGGAGTTGTCATCGCAGTGATATCAGAGCGCAGCCCCCCCCCTTTTAGccttgcacagttaaccatatgcagtgcacccatccatatgatgcacacATAATatgggtgatatgaatgtaagatgattgcagaagtgaccctgatcactgtttttgtttattctttttaaagAAGGAGCAGAGCAGATTCAGAAAAGTACAAATGCAGTGTGGCAGCATTTTACGCAGCCTACTCCAGGTAAGGCTCGCTGCAACATCTGCAATATATTGGTGAGCATGGGGACTGAAAAGGCAAGGCAGACTTCAAATATGTAGAGCCACTTGAAACATCACCACCTAGAGGCCTATAATGAagcacaaaaagaaaaggatgaTCGAGCAGCAGCTTCTACTTCTGCAGCAAGTTCAACACAGCCTAATCTTGTGCAGATGTTCGATGCCCAAAGGAAATGGGGTAATTCTGACAACAGGTCCAAAAAAGTTGATCTTGCCATAGTTGAGATGATTGCCACAGACAATGATCCATTTACAGTTGTCTCTGGTGTTGGTTTTAAAAGGTTGGTGGCTTTGCTGGAGCCCAGATACTCCCTCAAAACAGAAAAGTACTATCGCACTGACCTCTTTGAAGATGTTCACACAAAAGTAGAAAACAAAATCAAGGAGCTGGTCACGTTAGAAAATGCAGTCCCCTATTTGGCGTTTACAACGGATTGTTGGTCTGGTGACACAGAATCCCTAATGAGCCTGACATGTCATTTAATTGACAGTGACTGGGAAAGGAAACAAATTATCCTCAATGGCAAAGCCATGCATGGCTCTCACACAGGCGAATATATCAGCGAGGTGTTCCTCAGTCTGCTGAGgcattgggacatcgacacagaGAGAGTCATGCTTGTGCTTTGCAATAGCGGCGCCAATATGATTAAAGGGATGAGGCTCATCGAAGTACCCGATCTCAGCTGCAGTGCTCACACACTTCAGCTGGTGGTAAATGACGGGATCAACAGCCAGCGAGCAGTGATGGACATTGTTGCAAAATTAAAGTCTTCTGCTACCCATTTTAACCATTCAATACTGGCCAAACAGCGTTTGAAGGACATTCAAAAAGAACTTGACCTCCCCCAGCACAGAATAATCCAGTTGGTGCCAATACACTGGAACTCCACTCTTCACATGGAGAGCATCCTGGAGCAAAAACGGGCACTTACTATATATGCAGGGGAACATGGAAAGATATCAATCTTAACAGTAGATCAGTGGACTCTGGTGGGCAATTTGATTGACACACTGAGCCCGCTTGAACAGGTAACACTGGAAATAGGCAGATCAGACTCATCAATATCGTGCATAATTCCCAGCATCACCGTCCTAAAAATGCTACTTGAAGTTAAGGGTGCAAAAGCAAGGGGCATCAAAACACTCCGTGACACTATGCTGGACAGTTTAAAGGCAAGGTTTGAAAAAGCAGACAAGACCAAATGCTTGGTCCTCGCAACACTGCTAGATCCTCGTTACAGGGGTCATGCCTTGGCACCAGGCACACTGAGCAATGCAAAATACTGGATAAAGGATGACCATGCCACTCTGTCTGAGGCTAAGAAACGGAAAAGGGCTTCCTCAGACGATCAAGGCCCGGATCCAAAACGGATAAGggtggaggaagaaaaagaggaagacgCTTGTCTGTCTGACATGCTTGAACAGATGTATGCCAACCTTCTGGAGCAAACGGATCACCCTCTGAGGAGactgatgatgaggaggagcagCTTTTCACTCAGCAGCTGGATCAATACCTACGGGAGCCGTTGATCGACAGACAGAAGGGCAAACCACTTGCATGGTGGAAACAAAATGCATCCCGCTTGCACCTTTTGGCACCACTCGCTAGAAAATGTCTCAGTCCACCCCCCTCCTTCCCAGTGAGAGGGTATTCAGCGAGGTTAGCCAGATAtatgagaaaaagagaaatgggCTGACAAATGCAGAGCGTCTCTGTTTCCTCCATTATAACCTGGAGCTCCTAAACTGGGAGTATTAAGAACTTTCAGTGAGAAGTGGGGCAATGCGCATATTATGCAcaattatttttaagttgttttttgttcAGTATTGCTGATTACATTTTCCTTATCTTAGGAAAGCCATTTGCTCTACAAGAGATTAAGTTAAGTAAGTGCACTAAACTTAGGCCTAAGCACTAAATACTAGGTTGTAAATAGTTGGTTACGTTTAAAATTAAGTATAGTACAGTGTGCACTTTATTATGCTGCTTGCTTGTTGCTACTGTGTGCAATAgtgtaattattttatttatgcttaaatatttattttcagaaTTTGAATTAtgcttaaatatttattttcagtattttcagCACTGAACTCTTTTTTCACTTGTTCTACCTCACgtttttaatatttgttaaatATTGTTTATCCACTTGTTCTTACTTATTCTACCTCACCTGTTTTTACTATTTGTTAAATATTGTTTATCTACTTGTTCTTACTTGTTCTACCTCACCTGTTTTTACTATttgttaaatattgtttttttaagtttttattatgtaaattgagggagcaaaagcagtatcgACTCCAAATATTGGCTCAAGAAAATCGGCAGCCTTATCGGTCATCGGCTAAGGCTGATGAAAAGAAATCGGTATCAGTATCGGCACTAAAAAATCCATATCAGTCGATCCCTAGTATTGAGCAACAGATTTAACAGCATAATTAATCGTATTCAAGAGAGACAGGGGCAGCCGAGTTCCTCTTCCGAGAGTCTTGTAGAAAGGTTAAGTAATGTTAATTctaattaacgttagctggAAAATATATGTAACATTAAGGACCCCACTGCACAGTGTGGTTTACAACAAGGTTAAAGTTTGTGTTATGTTAATTGAGTCTCCTAAAACCAACCATAATAAACCACTGACAGAGTAACTTAAGTCATGTTAtagatttaataaaatattccGCGGCGTCTTAGTTAATTTGTATTACATTGCCGAGACAGGTTGAGGTCTTATAACATTAATATTACTGAAACTGCTATTATTATTGCTCTGATCTGTATCAGTgtgaagttttgtttttgtaaaatcaCATTCAGTGAATGCAAAAGACACAAACTGACCTAGGCGGTTCAACTTGTCCTATTTAATGAGGTATGAACGTCTTTCTGATGCAGAACTTGATGAAGTGGTTCGGCAGATGGtttgagaaaatgaagagaTGGGAGCTAATTCTGTTTGGGCCAGATTAGCTGCTATGGGTGTTCGTGTGCAGAGAAGGCGTGTAAGAGAGAGTTTGATTCGAGTGAATCCAGCTGGAGCTGCATACAGAGCATTGTCTCACCGATTGCACAGGAGAACCTACAGTGTTGCAGGTCCCAACTCTCTGTGGCACATAGACGTAAATCACAAGCTCATCAGGTATATGCGGGTGATGAATGAATTCTAGTGAGAATAAAAAAACTCAACTAACTGAATAATTTACAGTGCTCTACAGTGCAAGCTTTTCACTCACTTATGCGTGTCAATATTATGCATGcatatgtaaaaaaagaagtggCCATACTGGTGTGAGGTACTTGTGGATCTGATTAACTTTGAGATCAGAATAAACAAGCACATATCCTGCACAGATGTATATTGTTAGGATAAGTTAatactattttttttgtatagtgtTTTCCCAGTCTATTGAACTGTAAACAGGTGTTATAAATTCAGGTGACTAATTTCCTCTGTTATGTAACTTGCAATTATGAGAAGATGattgctgtgtgtctgttttgtatTATATTACTGATTCATCGACATTACAGTAAATAGCAAATCATACTTTAAATGCACCCCTACATTTTTGGCAGGTGCAAGCATAGAACCCTGAATGTATTATGTAATCCTAACGCAGAATACAAATAACctctttttgtttcatttttaggTGGAGAATAGTGATCCATGGTGGAATATGTTGCTTCAGCAGACTGGTTGTGTTTTTGCAAGCTTCAGACAATAACAGAAGTAGCACAGTGTTTGATCAGTTTGTTCAAGCCACTGCTAGTTATGGGATTCCAACTGTCTTGTCTAGTAGCGCTAAATGGACAAAGTTGAGGATTCAGAGATACAAAATGACGCATGCACTAaggtaaaatattaaaaatagaaTTCCAAAACGAGGttggaagaacaaaaaaacctACCTTTTGACTTCTCCAACAGAAATAACATGTCACCACCTTTCATCTTCTCTGGGCTATAATGTATCCTATGCAGCATCTTAAGTGACTTAAATCATAGATTAATTTGTGCTTATGACCTTTAGGAAAGAAAAACTGTATGTCCACTGCACTTCTTTGATTGCATTGTCTGTATTTTGTGATGTATTtgtaatacatacagtacatgggtAGATTTTAATTTGTAGAAGAGGACAGCTGTTTTAGTGACTTGAGTAGAGTTAATCTGATGTCATAtttaaaagtataaataaaagGGAGGAGGCAAGGACAATTATATTTCTAAAGCGTAAATGATAAGAGTGTTCCATCCATCCTTCAAATAAATGAGATACtctgggccagatgtacgtacatttgcgaatgtagcATTATCAGCaccatggccaacccgcagaaagcgcacgctgtgatacttcagcttacatcgtatttaccaaacctgcagttcatcaggtaatcagcgcctttttacactataccgtaaattgcgctgtagcaaagcgttaagtacttgtgctatgatatggctgagtgcagactgcgacattcccactgctgatgctatgactgtttgaaatgatcctgatgccaatatttgtaatataGCAATTACATACaataacaactgctggaatggaatgtgtacgctgagtcggagattcaatgtcatctttgatttcttccagtaactgtaatatcgcatggctgcttaatctgcaacgcttaatgattttgtgttcactcaactgaaaaagtgtgatccttgtggcaaaaaccTTTCCAGTTtgtctccttggcctatgtcttcgtcttgctcggattactgctgccgtttcaccaggaggcatatgcgaggaaacccgcttccaggtttacacctgcttttaagaggcggagaattttcaccgcaaaatagaggcaCGCTTTCACAGGcagtttttgtacataccgcggaatacataattaggtgCATTTTAcccttcccctcccatctctttttgggaaactcccactttccccttgaacctcccgtgaatgcatatgcatgacacggaaaagcgcaatttgccattttcagttcctgcgacaggcagtctgcgcttttacctcagtgcagcctgtttgtacatatctcgccatgcttttacgcgcacgttgcgaaacaaatacgcctgcaGTGGGCGCAAAAgtgttagtacatctggccctcatTCATTCCATTAGGGTAAAGCAAAATTCACAGCTGGT
Encoded here:
- the LOC144521610 gene encoding zinc finger BED domain-containing protein 4-like, which encodes MFDAQRKWGNSDNRSKKVDLAIVEMIATDNDPFTVVSGVGFKRLVALLEPRYSLKTEKYYRTDLFEDVHTKVENKIKELVTLENAVPYLAFTTDCWSGDTESLMSLTCHLIDSDWERKQIILNGKAMHGSHTGEYISEVFLSLLRHWDIDTERVMLVLCNSGANMIKGMRLIEVPDLSCSAHTLQLVVNDGINSQRAVMDIVAKLKSSATHFNHSILAKQRLKDIQKELDLPQHRIIQLVPIHWNSTLHMESILEQKRALTIYAGEHGKISILTVDQWTLVGNLIDTLSPLEQVTLEIGRSDSSISCIIPSITVLKMLLEVKGAKARGIKTLRDTMLDSLKARFEKADKTKCLVLATLLDPRYRGHALAPGTLSNAKYWIKDDHATLSEAKKRKRASSDDQGPDPKRIRVEEEKEEDACLSDMLEQMYANLLEQTDHPLRRLMMRRSSFSLSSWINTYGSR